TTTCGATAGTTCCCCGAAATTATCAGGACAGATAAAGCCTCCTGAATCAGATTTCAGGTGAATCTGTATAATTTCAGGAGCCAGAGCGTTATGAAATGCAGTAGAAGCAAGGTAAACAAGCCCTGAGCCGCATCTTGTAGCGGCATTGGCTGTCAGAGCGGCAGCTCCGGGATACTTCCGTGAACCTGCAATAATCAACACCTGACCATAATCAAATTTCGAAGAGTTCATCTCCCTTTTGCCAATCATTTTCTCAATATCATGAGTTTCATAGAATTTTGCAGAAGCAAATTGTCTGATGAAATCATCATTCAGCCCTAATGAAGCTATCCTGATTTCATCAAAATAATTTTTATTATTATTTAAAAAAAAGCCAACTTTTGGAGCAAGCATTGTAATAATTAAATTTGCTCTGAATGCAGAATTATGTTTTTTTCCGGTATCGGAATTCATCCCTGCAGGCATATCTATTGCTACTTTGAAGCCAATTTTACTATTTACGGAATCCAGTAATTTAATAATATCACCCCGCAAATTCTCGCTTCCACCAACCCCAATAAGAGCTTCTATATAGCAATTATAATTTTTTTGATTTAATTCATTTGTAATTATTTCAGGATTACCTTCAATAACTTTTAAATTCATTTTTTGACAGATTTCATAATTCACTTTGGTTTCATTACTCATTTTGGATAATTCTGCTATTGAGAGAACAGATATCTTTCCAAACCCAAGTGTATCAAGGTGCCTTGCCAGAGCAAAACCATCACCACCATTATTTCCCGAGCCACATAAAATGCAAATTTCATCTTCCATCTTAATGTATTCTGTTAATATTTGAGCGGCAGAACGGGCGGCATTCTCCATCAAAATTTGAGATGGTATGCCGTAATGTGTCATAGCATAGTTATCAGACTTGACTGACTCATCTTTTGTTAATACTGAAATTGACATTTTCAAACACCATTTAAATAATTTATTTTACAAAAGTAAGTAATAGAAATGAAAATTCCGAATTATTTAACAAAGAATTACTTTTATTCGTCTATACATACATAAACAATTCAAATTAATTAATTAATTTACAAGAAAATATGAGAGCTTTAATAACCGGAGCAACTTCGGGCATTGGATATGATATGGCTTTGCAGCTTGCAGAACAGGGAATAAATCTTGTTCTTGCGAGCCGAAATGAAGATAAGATGATTGGGTTGAAAAATGAATTAAGCAGTAAAGTTGAAGTAGATTATTTTGTGTCAGACTTATCGAAAGAGAAATCTGCAAAAAAATTATACAATGAAGTTTGCTCAAAATATCCTGAAATTGATATACTAATTAATAATTCCGGTTACGGGCTTTTTGGAAAAAATAATGATTTTGACCCTGATATGCTCGAAGAGATGATAATACTGAATGCGGCATCTCTGACTTCGCTATCACGACTGTTCGGGAATGATATGTCCAAGCGTGGCAAAGGATACATTCTGAATGTCGCTTCAACAGCAGCCTTTCAGCCTATCCCCTACTTTGCGGCATATTCTGCAAGTAAAACGTATGTAAGAAATTTCTCTAAATCTCTTCATCATGAACTAAAAAACAATGGAGTTTCAGTTACTTGTCTTCATCCGGGACCTACATCTACAAATTTTTTTGAAGTTGCACTAAAAGGTGAAAAATTCAAATTATTTGAAGGGAAACCAATGATGACATCTAAAGAAGTTGCGAGAATTGGAATAAATGCAATGTTTGAAAGAAGAGTAACAGTCACTTCAGGAATTTCAAATCAGTTAATCTCATTTTTTCTGCCACTAATACCATTAGCAATAGTTGAGCGTGTCCTTAGAAATTATATTAAAGGCTGACATTTGGAGTTTTGTCAATGATTTTTTTCAGTAGTAATTTATTTCGCCTGATTGATTGCTCTGCAACGTAAATTTCAGAACTCAATATTTTTCTTCTAAATGCCACCCATTTACTGTCATCAAGTTTATCTTTATAACAGAATGGTTCTTCAGCTTTAAGTCTGGCAAGTTTTTTCTTTTCATCAGAAATAAATTTTTCGTACATTCTAATTTGATTTTTTAGAAATTCCTCCTCAATTCTCATATCAGGGAAATCTTCTGGAATATCTTCGCAAATCAGCTGGTCAAAAAGTCTAAGTCGGGATAAGTTACTAGTCCTGTAAGCATCCTGAATATTATTCCAGTACTTATTATAAACTTCGCTTTCGCCATTCAAGTCAGGGTGAAGTTTTTTGACTATACGGCGATAAATATTAGCAATTTCGTACTGAATATTAGTTTCATTTTTAGGAATTATATTAGATTCAAAATCTCTTGTAATTATTTCAAAAATATCAATGTCTTCTTTTCCGGTTGAGTTATATCTGATTTTTGAAAAGTTTAAATTATAAGTATTGATGATGTAACTTTTAGGAATAATATGATTATTTTGATATTTGCCTAAAATTTGACTTACTCTTTCGTCCATACTTGCAGCAGTAACTTTTTTGTCTTCAAGTGTAAGTTCAAGTTCTTCAAACAAAATTTTATATCTGTGAATAATTTCAGGATATACAGTGCTTTTGAGATAATACCACTGATTAAGCAAATAAAGAAGCTCAACCCGAAGTTCTCTTATACTGTTTCTGAGTTTTGCAATATAGACAGAATTATGCATTTTCGGAATCATTCGGAATCCATTCCAATAAGTTCATCCAGAGCAGTAAGCGCAAATCTAAGGTGAGGGATAACAATTGAGCCACCAATTACAAGCGCAATATTAAGCGTTTCGTTGATTTCATTTCTTGAGGCGCCGCACTCAACAGATTTTTCAAGATGGTATAAAATACAATCATTGCACCTGAGGACTGCCGAAGAGGCAAGCCCCATAAGCTCTTTATACTTTGGCGGAACTTCACCATCGGAATATGCATTTGAATCAAGATTATAAAACCTTTTGTAAGGAAGAAAATCCTGCTTCAATACAGCACTATTGCCTGCTTCCCGCCTATTATGAAAATCTGTGAAAATGCTCATAAAATTATATATTGAATAAAATAATAAACCTAATTGACGTATATTCAGATGATTATTTTAAGACGATTTTCATCATTGAATAATCATCATCAAGTATATCTTTTCCTGATAATTCCTTAATATATGCAAGCAAATTGTCAATTTCGAAATAGTCTTTACCGGGATTTTTTATTACAAAATCAAACATTTCATCAAGTTCCCAGATAATTCCGTCGGGCTTTTCAATTTCATAAACACCATCGGAATAAATAAAAATTTCCGCAGGAAGTTCGAGCTGAACTTCACTGCTTGTATAAGGAAATTCAGGCAATCCACCAATAATAAAATTATCATTGGCGAGCTGTAAATTTTCACCATTCGGCAACTTTACAAAAGCAGGAGGGTGACCACCCGAAGCATATTTTAAAGTTTTTGACTGCTTATTAAAAACGCCATACCAAATAGTAAAATAAAGTCCGTTATGGTCAGACATCTGATAAGAGCGGTTCAATGCCGCAAGCAAGCTTGCCGGGTCTTTATAATCAGCACCGGCGAGAGATTCACCTCGAAGCACGTTCAAGGCTGAAACTGACATTAATGCCGAACCAACACCATGTCCACAGACATCAAGCAAATACATTGCAAAATTATCACTATCCAACCAATGATACCCAAATGCATCTCCACCAAGCTGAGCCGAAGGAATAAATCGCCAGAAAGTATCCACTTCATTATTTTTAATTGGTGGCGGCAATAACGATACAACATATTCTCCGGCTTTGGCAAGCTCTCTGGCAAGTGCATTTTGACTTTTTTCAAGTGACTCGTATGCCAAATTTCTCTCTAGAAGATTAATATAACCCTGCGAGTGATAACGAATTCTTGCAATTAATTCAATTTTATCCGGCAATTTCACCAAATAATCATTGGCACCAACTGAAAAAGACTCAGCCTTTGTAGTGGCTTCTTCTTTTGAGGATAACACAATAATTGGTATATCTTTGAGTTTTGCTGATGCTCTGTAAAATTTAACCAGAGTTAAACCATCAATATCAGGCATTACCAAATCCTGGAGAATCACTGTAGGTTCGATATCCTGAGCTGTTTTTATCGCTTCAGCCGGCTGTTGACAAAAGTGAAGCTCGATATCGCTTTCATCTGCGAACATTCTTTTAACTGTCTCTCCGACAATCATTTGGTCATCAACCAGCAGAACCTTAATTTTTAAATTCGATTTAATTGGATTTAGAATTTCCTGTATAGAATTAGACATTATCTCTCCTTAAGTATATTTTTTTTATTATAGCATCGGCGATTTCACCTATGGGTAAAATTTCAGAAGCTGCATTCAGCTCTTTAGCTGCTTTTGGCATTCCATATACGACAGACGTCTCTTCATCCTGAGCAATTGTATGCCAGCCTGATTTTTTCAGTTGTCTCAGACCATAAGCGCCGTCACTTCCCATTCCTGTGAGAAGCACAGCAACATCGGGATAAATCCAGTTTGCTTGAAGACTATTAAAAAACACATCAACCGATGGTCTGAAATGATTTTCCAAAGGTTCTGAAGCATACTCAAACTTGCCACTCGAATTCAGATACAAGTGGTCGTTGGTACTGGCAACATATATATTTCCATTATCAGGGGATTTGCAGTTTTCAGCAATTTTTACAGGCATAGATGAGTAATTGGTGAGCCAATCAGCAAGGCCAATTGCAAACTGAGCATCTACATGCTGAATAATTACAATCGCCGCAGGAATATCAAAAGGTATTTTCTCAATTATTTGAGATAATGCTTTAGGACCACCTGTGGAAGCGCCAATAGCAATTAGTCTTGTTCTTTGGCTGTTATCTGAAAATTTCGAGATGTTCTTAGGTACAACTTTATGATAATTTATCAATTTTTTGAATATTTCTATCTTTTTAATTAAATCATCTGCCCCAATAACCTCACCTGTCGGGCTTAAAACAGGAGTACTCACAACATCCAAAGCACCGTAGCCCATCGCCTCAAAAACTTTACCCTGATTTCCGGAGACTGAGGTAGTAACAATCAAAATTGCAACCGGAGAAATTTTCATTATTTCACGTGTAGCTGTTGAGCCATCCATCAAAGGCATAGTGAGATTCATTAAAATTAAATCAGGTTTAATATACTGAAATTTCTCAATAGCTTCCTTGCCGTTTTTTGCAGTCCAGATAATATCATATTCCTGATGCATTTTTAGAGTGCGTCTTAAAACTTCGATTTCTAGCTCGATATCATTAACTATTGCTATTCTCATAATTTACTAAGGTTTTCCAATCAGGTCAATAACTGCTTCTAATAATGTATCATCGTGGAAACTGCTTTTTGTGAGATAGTAATTTGCTCCGGCTTCAAGTCCGAGTCTTCGGTCTTCTTCACGGTCTTTGTAAGATACAATCATTACTGGAATTTCCCTGAATTTAGGATCACTTTTAATACGTCTGACCATTTCGATACCGTTCATTCGCGGCATATCAATATCGCTGATAATTAAATCGAACTTGTCTCTGTGCAGTGTATTCCAGCCATCAATACCATCAATAGCCACTGTAACATAATATCCTCTGTTTTCAAGCAATTTACGCTCAACTTCCCTGACTGTAAGCGAATCATCCACGACAAGTATATGCAAAATCTTTTTGCCGGCTTTTTTGTCATCGGAAGCAACTCTGTCAATTTGTCCGGATTTTGTTATTCTATCAATTGACCTTACAACATCATCAACATCAAGAATCAGAACAGGGGTACCGTCCTCAAGAATTGCACCCGATGAAATATTGGGAATTTTTCCCAATTTCCTGTCAAGAGGCATTACTACAAGGTCAGGTTGGGAAATAAGCTTATCAACTGCAAGACCATAACGATTTAGTCTGTCACTAAGAATTACTACATGATAAAAAATATTTGGAGAATTTTCCCTGCCAAGACCGAAAATCTGTCTTGCATTAACAATGCCGATATTTTCACCGCCATATTCAATATATTGTAAATTCTCAACTGATTTAATATCATTCCGATTGAGAGTCAATACTCTGTCAATCCTCGATAACGGTACTGCATAAGGCTCTGCACCAACTTCTACAAGCATTGTACGAATAACTGATAGTGTAAGGGGCAATTGAAGCTGGAAAATTGTTCCTTTTCCAAACTCGGAATCAACTTTGATTACACCACCCACCACATTTACCATTGAAAATACTACATCTAAACCTACACCTCTTCCTGAAATTTCGGTTACTTCATGACGGGTAGAAAATCCCGGAAGAAAGAGAAAATCATAAAGTTCAGCCGTACTAAGTGAGGAAGCCATTTCATCAGTTGAAAAACCTCGATCAACAATGGATTTTCTCAAGTTATCTACATTTATGCCTTTTCCGTCATCTGAAATCGAGATAAGAAGCATTCCCGAACTGTGACGAGCTTCAAGAATAATTTTTCCGGTTTCTGATTTTCCTGCAAATATTCTTTCATCACCTGATTCTAAGCCGTGGTCAATCGCATTACGAATAAGATGATTAAGAGGCGCTTCGAGTTTCTCTAAAATATCACGGTCAACTTTAGTATTTTCACCTTTAATTTCGAGCTCTACTTTCTTTCCAAGCTGACGTGAAACATCTCTGACAAGCCTTGGAAAGCCTACAACGCCTTCGCTGAAGGGTTTCATACGTGTTTCGACAGCTTCATTGTATAAACGGTCTGATGTCATCTCAAGACGGCGTGAGAAATTCTCAAAATTTTCGATGTAATTTATAATAGTTGATAATATAAAATCAAGTTGCTTTGAAGACTCATGAAATTTTGCATTTATGTCATCTGAAATTCCTTCGCGGTATAATTCTTGATATATTTGTTCTTTGAATGAATTTAGTTCAAGGAGTCCAACTTTAATCTTTTGCATATCCTTCGAAAATGGCTTCAAAGATTTAGTCTGAACAAGAATTTCACCGGTTAGTCCAAGTAAACGGTTCAAATTTTCAGAAAGTACTCTTACAAAACGCTCTTCTTTTTTATCAAAACCTGAATTCGGAATGTGAATTTCAGAATCAACTTTTTCATGTACATTTTGGTTTATTATTTCATCTTTTTCTTTTTCGGACACCTTAATATCTTCGGTTTGTAGAGATTGAGCTGAGCTTAAAACTGAAGTAGGAATTTGTGGTTGGTCAAGATTGTTTATAATTGATTCTATATCCAATTCTCTGAAATATTTAATCAGCTCTGCAATATTGCTATCTGGCATTTTGCTGAGTAAAGTTACTGCATATTCAACAGCATTCAAATTAACATTAATAGATTTGCCACTAATAATTTCATCGAAAATATTTTCAAGTTTAGAGCCAATCAGAAAAGATTCTTCGATGCCTACAATTCTTGATGCACCTTTGATAGAATGAACCGCCCTGTGCAAGTCAGTCAAAGCATCTGTGTTAAGATTTCCATCAGGACTTAATAATTTTTCGATTAAAAATTTTGAATTGGAAAATATTTCACTTTTGAACAAATCCATCAAAGTAGAATCAATCTGAATATTTTCAGGAGTTCTTCTATAATTTTGAGTTTCTGTTAATGTCGGATTAATAACATCTTTTTTAGTCGAAGTTCCATTCTTGCCATTTTTATGTACAGTTACTGTTTTTTGTGCCGGTGGTGATGATTTCAGATTGCTAATCAGTACTTCAATTTCATCTGATTTATTGTCAATTAAATCGGGTATTTCATTAATTTCAACATTCAATAATGAAGAATAAAAATCACTGCATTCAAGTAAGGTTTGAATAGTTTGCCCGCTAAGCTCCATGTCATTTTTTCGGGCATTTTCAAAAATATCTTCCATTTCATGAGCAAGTTTGACAGCTTTATTCAGACCAATTATTCTTGCCGCTCCTTTAATTGAATGAGCAGCCCTCATCAGTGATTCGAATATGCGGGGACTGCAGTTGGTTTCAAGCCCAAGTAGTCCGCGTTCCAAAGTTTTGCTGTGACTTTCGAGCTCAATTGCAAATAGTTCGAGCATTGTGGTGTCAATATTCTGAGATGCTTGGCTCACCATACCACCTTTTTATCAATCAATGAAAAGAGTTTAAAATCATCAATTATTGATATTGTTCTGCTATTATGAGAAATAATTGATTTTGTTACTGTATTGTCAGATTTTGTTACCGTTAGTGGAGGTTGCGACATTTCTTCTTCCGAAATTGAAGAAACTCCTAAAAACTCATCTGCCGGAAAAGCATATCTGGTATATTTATCAAATATAATTAATATATACTTGTATTCATTTTCTTTACCATTCAGAGTATCCGGCATAACACGCGGCAGATTCAAAAATTTTGCAAGCGAAATACACACCAAAAGTTCGCCATTGACATTAATGATACCGTGTAAATAATCATTGGTCCTCGAAGGAACGAAATGTACAAATTTATTAACAACTGCTTCCTGAAAAATATTTGTATTCAGTGCTAACCATTCATCTGCAATTCTGAATATTACAAAAGATTTCAGGTCGCGCGTCTCAGGCTCCTTGGGAAGGCTTATGATACTGGTCCATTCCTTAATCATATCCGGTGATATTTCCCTCTCAA
This window of the Ignavibacteriota bacterium genome carries:
- a CDS encoding NAD(P)H-hydrate dehydratase is translated as MSISVLTKDESVKSDNYAMTHYGIPSQILMENAARSAAQILTEYIKMEDEICILCGSGNNGGDGFALARHLDTLGFGKISVLSIAELSKMSNETKVNYEICQKMNLKVIEGNPEIITNELNQKNYNCYIEALIGVGGSENLRGDIIKLLDSVNSKIGFKVAIDMPAGMNSDTGKKHNSAFRANLIITMLAPKVGFFLNNNKNYFDEIRIASLGLNDDFIRQFASAKFYETHDIEKMIGKREMNSSKFDYGQVLIIAGSRKYPGAAALTANAATRCGSGLVYLASTAFHNALAPEIIQIHLKSDSGGFICPDNFGELSKMVEKCSSIAIGPGIGDEPETLTLIRNIVEKFPDKKFVIDADAIKAFTANDKLNMNVILTPHIYEFARLTKIAPKDISENYYELTKHYAGKMNCIIHLKSVPAITFDGKRQVITTIGNPGMASGGSGDVLTGIFASLSARGLSQFEAASLGSFVHAKSGDIAAEKFSQNSMIASDIIECLKWVV
- a CDS encoding SDR family oxidoreductase; protein product: MRALITGATSGIGYDMALQLAEQGINLVLASRNEDKMIGLKNELSSKVEVDYFVSDLSKEKSAKKLYNEVCSKYPEIDILINNSGYGLFGKNNDFDPDMLEEMIILNAASLTSLSRLFGNDMSKRGKGYILNVASTAAFQPIPYFAAYSASKTYVRNFSKSLHHELKNNGVSVTCLHPGPTSTNFFEVALKGEKFKLFEGKPMMTSKEVARIGINAMFERRVTVTSGISNQLISFFLPLIPLAIVERVLRNYIKG
- a CDS encoding carboxymuconolactone decarboxylase family protein, encoding MSIFTDFHNRREAGNSAVLKQDFLPYKRFYNLDSNAYSDGEVPPKYKELMGLASSAVLRCNDCILYHLEKSVECGASRNEINETLNIALVIGGSIVIPHLRFALTALDELIGMDSE
- a CDS encoding fused response regulator/phosphatase: MSNSIQEILNPIKSNLKIKVLLVDDQMIVGETVKRMFADESDIELHFCQQPAEAIKTAQDIEPTVILQDLVMPDIDGLTLVKFYRASAKLKDIPIIVLSSKEEATTKAESFSVGANDYLVKLPDKIELIARIRYHSQGYINLLERNLAYESLEKSQNALARELAKAGEYVVSLLPPPIKNNEVDTFWRFIPSAQLGGDAFGYHWLDSDNFAMYLLDVCGHGVGSALMSVSALNVLRGESLAGADYKDPASLLAALNRSYQMSDHNGLYFTIWYGVFNKQSKTLKYASGGHPPAFVKLPNGENLQLANDNFIIGGLPEFPYTSSEVQLELPAEIFIYSDGVYEIEKPDGIIWELDEMFDFVIKNPGKDYFEIDNLLAYIKELSGKDILDDDYSMMKIVLK
- the cheB gene encoding chemotaxis-specific protein-glutamate methyltransferase CheB is translated as MRIAIVNDIELEIEVLRRTLKMHQEYDIIWTAKNGKEAIEKFQYIKPDLILMNLTMPLMDGSTATREIMKISPVAILIVTTSVSGNQGKVFEAMGYGALDVVSTPVLSPTGEVIGADDLIKKIEIFKKLINYHKVVPKNISKFSDNSQRTRLIAIGASTGGPKALSQIIEKIPFDIPAAIVIIQHVDAQFAIGLADWLTNYSSMPVKIAENCKSPDNGNIYVASTNDHLYLNSSGKFEYASEPLENHFRPSVDVFFNSLQANWIYPDVAVLLTGMGSDGAYGLRQLKKSGWHTIAQDEETSVVYGMPKAAKELNAASEILPIGEIADAIIKKIYLRRDNV
- a CDS encoding hybrid sensor histidine kinase/response regulator, producing MSQASQNIDTTMLELFAIELESHSKTLERGLLGLETNCSPRIFESLMRAAHSIKGAARIIGLNKAVKLAHEMEDIFENARKNDMELSGQTIQTLLECSDFYSSLLNVEINEIPDLIDNKSDEIEVLISNLKSSPPAQKTVTVHKNGKNGTSTKKDVINPTLTETQNYRRTPENIQIDSTLMDLFKSEIFSNSKFLIEKLLSPDGNLNTDALTDLHRAVHSIKGASRIVGIEESFLIGSKLENIFDEIISGKSINVNLNAVEYAVTLLSKMPDSNIAELIKYFRELDIESIINNLDQPQIPTSVLSSAQSLQTEDIKVSEKEKDEIINQNVHEKVDSEIHIPNSGFDKKEERFVRVLSENLNRLLGLTGEILVQTKSLKPFSKDMQKIKVGLLELNSFKEQIYQELYREGISDDINAKFHESSKQLDFILSTIINYIENFENFSRRLEMTSDRLYNEAVETRMKPFSEGVVGFPRLVRDVSRQLGKKVELEIKGENTKVDRDILEKLEAPLNHLIRNAIDHGLESGDERIFAGKSETGKIILEARHSSGMLLISISDDGKGINVDNLRKSIVDRGFSTDEMASSLSTAELYDFLFLPGFSTRHEVTEISGRGVGLDVVFSMVNVVGGVIKVDSEFGKGTIFQLQLPLTLSVIRTMLVEVGAEPYAVPLSRIDRVLTLNRNDIKSVENLQYIEYGGENIGIVNARQIFGLGRENSPNIFYHVVILSDRLNRYGLAVDKLISQPDLVVMPLDRKLGKIPNISSGAILEDGTPVLILDVDDVVRSIDRITKSGQIDRVASDDKKAGKKILHILVVDDSLTVREVERKLLENRGYYVTVAIDGIDGWNTLHRDKFDLIISDIDMPRMNGIEMVRRIKSDPKFREIPVMIVSYKDREEDRRLGLEAGANYYLTKSSFHDDTLLEAVIDLIGKP
- a CDS encoding chemotaxis protein CheW yields the protein MDIRKVRIEKGNKCWDVEGVYGSGVCEYLDEFHHCKNCPVYALGGRHLLEREISPDMIKEWTSIISLPKEPETRDLKSFVIFRIADEWLALNTNIFQEAVVNKFVHFVPSRTNDYLHGIINVNGELLVCISLAKFLNLPRVMPDTLNGKENEYKYILIIFDKYTRYAFPADEFLGVSSISEEEMSQPPLTVTKSDNTVTKSIISHNSRTISIIDDFKLFSLIDKKVVW